The proteins below come from a single Treponema phagedenis genomic window:
- the adhE gene encoding bifunctional acetaldehyde-CoA/alcohol dehydrogenase, with protein MIVKTTEDLQILIERVQAAQREFSEFSQEQVDLIFRHAAQLANENRIALAKLAAEESGMGIFEDKVIKNHFAAEYIFNKYIHERTCGVISHDSAAGIVKIAEPLGVIAGIVPTTNPTSTAIFKSLIALKTRNGIVFSPHPRSKKSTIAAAKIILDAAVAVGAPKDIIGWIDEPSVELSAALMRHPKISLILATGGPGMVHAAYSSGTPAIGVGSGNTPAVIDETAHIKMAVSSILLSKTFDNGMICASEQSVIVVDSVYDAVKKEFLQRGAYFLSPAEKEKVGKTIIIDGALNSAIVGQSAYRIAEMSGIKVPEETKVLIGESDTLERSEPFAHEKLSPVLGMFHAKNFEDACQKAEKQITLEGMGHTAVLYTNPQNHERINAFGGKMRTGRILVNMPASQGAIGDIYNFRLEPSLTLGCGSWGGNAISENVGVKHLMNIKTVAERRENMLWFQVPRKIYFKQNAVSEGLTDYADRKRAFIVTDKYLHDCGMVWQLTKTLDTLGIEHEIFSDVKPDPDLSTIYKGVDLMNSFKPDMVIAFGGGSPMDAAKIMRMLYEQPMVKFGELALRFMDIRKRVFKFPKLGSKAVLVAIPTTSGTGSEVTPFAIVTDDKTGVKYPIADYELTPDMAIIDPDFVLGLPKALTAYSGIDAIVHNIEAFVSVLATDFTNGLALESLRLIFKYLPAAYTEGEKNVKAREKMHYAATLAGMAFANAFLGVCHSMAHKIGAQHHTAHGLANALLISDVIRYNATEAPRKQAIFPQYKYPVALERYAKIADHLNLGGKTNEEKTEKLIEKIEEIKRICEIPEDFRATGIPEKDFLEHLDDMSEKAFDDQCTTANPRYPLVSEIRELYLKCYYGKDYKPTNPDIAKAIGAKPPAKPAKK; from the coding sequence ATGATTGTAAAAACTACGGAAGATTTGCAAATTTTGATTGAGCGTGTTCAAGCTGCCCAAAGAGAATTTTCTGAATTTTCTCAAGAGCAGGTAGACTTGATTTTTAGACACGCAGCACAGTTGGCAAACGAAAACCGCATTGCCTTGGCAAAACTTGCCGCCGAAGAAAGCGGCATGGGAATTTTTGAAGACAAGGTTATTAAAAACCACTTTGCCGCAGAATATATTTTTAACAAATATATTCACGAACGTACCTGCGGAGTCATCAGCCATGACTCCGCTGCGGGAATTGTAAAAATTGCGGAGCCGTTGGGAGTTATCGCGGGGATTGTTCCGACAACAAATCCTACCTCAACCGCGATTTTTAAAAGCCTTATTGCGCTTAAAACAAGAAATGGAATTGTGTTTTCTCCGCACCCACGGTCAAAAAAATCAACAATTGCGGCGGCAAAAATCATTCTCGATGCGGCTGTTGCAGTAGGCGCACCGAAAGACATTATCGGCTGGATTGACGAACCCTCTGTGGAGCTTTCGGCGGCACTGATGCGCCATCCGAAAATTTCGCTCATTTTGGCAACCGGCGGTCCCGGCATGGTGCACGCCGCCTATTCCTCCGGCACTCCCGCAATCGGTGTCGGCTCGGGAAATACTCCCGCCGTGATCGACGAAACCGCTCATATCAAAATGGCGGTAAGCTCCATCCTTTTAAGTAAAACCTTTGACAACGGAATGATTTGCGCAAGTGAGCAATCCGTTATTGTGGTTGACTCGGTGTATGACGCCGTAAAAAAAGAATTTTTGCAGCGCGGCGCATATTTTTTAAGTCCGGCGGAAAAAGAAAAAGTAGGCAAAACAATTATTATCGACGGAGCTTTAAATTCCGCCATCGTCGGTCAGTCAGCGTATAGGATTGCAGAAATGTCCGGAATAAAAGTTCCGGAAGAAACAAAGGTTTTAATCGGCGAGAGCGACACTTTGGAGCGATCGGAGCCTTTTGCACACGAAAAACTTTCTCCCGTTTTGGGTATGTTCCACGCAAAAAACTTTGAGGATGCGTGCCAAAAAGCTGAAAAACAAATTACGCTGGAAGGTATGGGACACACGGCTGTTTTGTACACCAATCCGCAAAACCATGAACGGATAAATGCTTTCGGCGGTAAAATGCGCACCGGACGAATTCTTGTAAACATGCCCGCCTCGCAAGGCGCCATCGGAGACATTTACAATTTCAGACTTGAGCCTTCTTTAACTCTCGGCTGCGGAAGCTGGGGAGGAAATGCGATTAGTGAAAATGTGGGAGTAAAACATCTTATGAATATAAAAACAGTCGCCGAGCGCAGAGAAAACATGTTATGGTTCCAAGTGCCTCGCAAAATTTACTTTAAACAAAATGCGGTCAGCGAAGGTTTAACCGATTATGCCGACAGAAAACGCGCCTTTATCGTAACAGATAAATACCTGCACGACTGCGGAATGGTTTGGCAACTCACTAAAACCCTCGACACACTCGGAATTGAGCACGAGATTTTCTCCGATGTAAAACCGGATCCCGATTTAAGCACCATTTACAAAGGCGTTGATTTGATGAACTCCTTTAAACCCGATATGGTTATTGCATTCGGCGGCGGAAGTCCGATGGATGCGGCAAAAATAATGCGCATGCTGTACGAACAGCCGATGGTAAAATTCGGTGAACTTGCCTTACGCTTTATGGACATACGAAAACGCGTGTTCAAATTCCCCAAACTCGGCAGCAAAGCGGTACTGGTCGCAATTCCCACCACCAGCGGAACTGGATCGGAAGTTACACCCTTTGCAATTGTTACCGATGACAAAACCGGCGTTAAATACCCGATTGCCGATTACGAACTTACGCCCGACATGGCAATTATCGATCCGGACTTTGTACTCGGCTTGCCGAAGGCTCTCACCGCCTATTCGGGAATTGACGCAATCGTGCATAACATTGAAGCCTTTGTTTCCGTGCTTGCAACGGATTTTACAAACGGGCTTGCGCTTGAATCTTTGCGCCTCATTTTCAAATATCTGCCGGCGGCATATACAGAGGGCGAAAAAAATGTCAAAGCACGGGAAAAAATGCACTATGCGGCAACCTTAGCAGGTATGGCATTTGCAAATGCCTTCCTCGGCGTATGCCACTCAATGGCGCATAAAATCGGTGCGCAGCATCATACGGCACACGGTTTGGCAAATGCCCTGCTTATCAGCGATGTCATCCGATATAACGCAACCGAAGCGCCGCGCAAACAGGCGATTTTCCCGCAATACAAATATCCGGTTGCCCTTGAACGGTATGCAAAAATTGCGGATCACCTTAATCTTGGCGGAAAAACAAACGAAGAAAAAACCGAAAAGCTCATCGAGAAAATCGAAGAGATCAAACGAATCTGTGAAATCCCCGAAGATTTTCGCGCAACAGGAATCCCCGAAAAAGATTTCCTCGAACACCTTGACGATATGTCGGAAAAAGCCTTTGACGACCAATGCACCACGGCAAATCCGCGTTATCCGCTTGTAAGCGAAATTCGGGAATTATACCTGAAATGCTATTACGGCAAAGACTACAAACCCACAAACCCCGACATAGCAAAAGCAATCGGCGCAAAACCGCCCGCAAAACCGGCAAAAAAATAA
- a CDS encoding tetratricopeptide repeat protein, with protein sequence MKKKSVFFISFIFYFLALLQAQDALLLYRSREYEQAIDTCKNEIKRNPKNLDSYVILSWALVGAGKYQEALDWSQKGRQLSIYDPRLIEIQAEALFYLGKNEEALKYFQNYISYAPNGVRQAVVYYFMGEIYLRLSKFRHADMAFSAALQLNSLNSEWWARLGYARERAKENRYSLEAYNRALELNKNLIDAQKGKERLLKNF encoded by the coding sequence TTGAAAAAAAAATCTGTTTTTTTTATATCTTTTATTTTTTATTTTTTAGCCTTGCTTCAAGCACAGGATGCTCTTTTATTATATCGATCGAGAGAGTACGAGCAGGCAATCGACACGTGTAAAAATGAGATTAAGCGTAATCCTAAAAATCTTGATAGTTATGTTATCCTTTCATGGGCGCTTGTCGGGGCAGGTAAGTATCAGGAAGCTCTTGACTGGTCTCAGAAAGGGAGGCAGCTTTCAATTTATGACCCGCGGTTGATAGAAATACAAGCAGAAGCATTATTCTATCTTGGAAAAAATGAAGAAGCGTTAAAATATTTTCAGAATTATATTTCTTATGCACCGAATGGGGTGCGGCAAGCGGTGGTTTATTATTTTATGGGTGAAATATATTTACGCCTTTCAAAATTCAGGCATGCGGATATGGCTTTTTCCGCTGCGTTACAACTCAATTCTTTGAATAGTGAGTGGTGGGCTCGTCTCGGATATGCTCGCGAGCGCGCAAAGGAAAATCGTTACTCCCTTGAAGCGTATAATCGAGCCTTGGAATTAAATAAAAATCTTATTGATGCGCAAAAAGGAAAAGAGCGCCTTTTAAAAAACTTTTAA
- a CDS encoding proline--tRNA ligase, with amino-acid sequence MKMSQMFMPTLREVPSEAVIASHQLLLRAGMIRKIGNGLFAYLPLGLRSFHKIENIIREELDAIGCLECKPSVVIPGELWQESGRWDAMGDELLRMKNRLNQDLVVSPTAEEAFTALLRFELSSYKQFPLTLYQINTKYRDEIRPRYGLMRAREFTMMDAYSFHTTQESLDEVYEHFSQAYRKIFARCGLSVIPVRADSGAMGGSGSEEFMVESEVGDDTLILCPKCGYAANVEKAACAPDAKINVQKTAQKPEPIDTPNVKTIEELTDFLSTSPDSFIKTLIYRAVNSEFACSGFVAVCIRGDLDVNEAKLAAQLKASEVALADDADVERITGAVVGFAGPVGLKGVPILADESVMLMHDAVTGGLKKDVHLIHVEPERDFTPDLVCDVRTVKAGDRCLHCGAPFYSKKGNELGHIFKLGFKYTKSMNMTFLDENGKQQYPTMGCYGIGIDRTLASVIEEHYDEDGIVWPLTVAPYHAVIVPIKYEGKMKEAADALYTELQTAGVEVLLDDRHERPGVKFKDMDLIGIPIRLVVGEKNLPQIECKLRTEKESKLIAQKEVCAFVQKLVQEALSKK; translated from the coding sequence ATGAAAATGTCACAAATGTTTATGCCAACGCTCAGAGAAGTTCCCTCAGAGGCGGTGATAGCAAGTCATCAGCTTTTATTGCGTGCCGGCATGATACGAAAAATAGGGAACGGGTTATTTGCATATTTACCGCTTGGCTTGCGTTCTTTCCATAAAATAGAAAACATTATCCGCGAAGAGCTTGATGCGATCGGCTGTCTTGAATGCAAACCTTCCGTAGTTATTCCGGGAGAGTTATGGCAAGAATCGGGACGCTGGGATGCAATGGGCGATGAGCTGCTGCGAATGAAAAACCGGCTGAATCAGGATTTGGTGGTAAGCCCGACGGCGGAAGAAGCGTTTACAGCACTTTTGCGTTTTGAACTTTCATCGTACAAGCAATTCCCGCTCACCTTATATCAAATTAACACAAAGTATCGGGATGAGATCCGCCCGCGGTACGGGCTGATGCGCGCTCGGGAGTTTACAATGATGGATGCCTACTCGTTTCATACCACACAGGAGAGTTTAGACGAAGTGTATGAACACTTCAGTCAGGCATATCGAAAAATCTTTGCGCGCTGCGGACTTTCAGTTATTCCGGTACGGGCAGATTCCGGTGCGATGGGCGGAAGCGGTTCCGAAGAATTTATGGTAGAGTCCGAGGTGGGCGATGATACGCTTATTCTTTGCCCGAAATGCGGCTATGCGGCAAACGTTGAAAAAGCGGCCTGTGCCCCCGATGCAAAAATCAATGTGCAAAAAACCGCTCAAAAGCCCGAACCGATTGATACCCCGAATGTAAAAACAATCGAAGAGCTTACGGACTTTCTTTCCACTTCTCCGGACTCGTTTATTAAAACGCTTATTTATCGGGCGGTAAATTCAGAATTTGCCTGCAGCGGGTTTGTTGCGGTTTGTATTCGCGGCGACCTTGACGTAAACGAGGCAAAGCTTGCGGCGCAGCTAAAGGCGAGCGAAGTTGCTCTTGCCGATGATGCCGATGTTGAGCGCATTACCGGCGCTGTTGTCGGTTTTGCGGGGCCGGTCGGACTGAAAGGCGTTCCCATTCTTGCCGATGAATCGGTGATGCTTATGCACGATGCAGTTACCGGCGGCTTGAAAAAAGATGTACACCTTATCCATGTGGAGCCCGAACGAGATTTTACTCCCGATTTGGTTTGCGATGTGCGAACTGTTAAGGCGGGCGACCGCTGTTTGCATTGCGGCGCACCTTTTTACAGCAAAAAAGGAAATGAACTGGGGCATATATTCAAACTCGGATTTAAGTACACCAAATCAATGAACATGACCTTCCTTGATGAAAACGGCAAGCAACAGTATCCGACAATGGGCTGTTACGGAATCGGCATTGACCGCACGCTTGCCTCGGTAATTGAAGAACACTACGATGAGGACGGAATTGTTTGGCCTTTAACGGTTGCACCATATCATGCGGTTATTGTGCCGATTAAATACGAAGGCAAAATGAAAGAAGCAGCCGATGCTTTGTATACGGAACTGCAAACCGCCGGTGTGGAGGTTTTGCTTGACGACAGGCACGAACGCCCGGGCGTAAAATTCAAAGATATGGATTTAATCGGAATTCCCATACGCTTGGTAGTCGGAGAAAAGAACTTACCGCAAATTGAGTGCAAGCTGCGCACCGAAAAAGAATCAAAACTTATTGCACAAAAAGAGGTGTGCGCATTTGTGCAAAAACTTGTACAAGAGGCGCTTTCAAAAAAATAA
- a CDS encoding SAM-dependent methyltransferase encodes MTDFTQLLGKAWLPIRYFEANLYAELGVSIEEQSRNPEDVRFFSNIPYREVFPQNVFWSQCCFEKPFIAQFKSISEAAEVLRSVQRNWTLYPTTLFRRAKLIEERLPFISRKPRRFPYAVPDLPMGVWTLLDERTLLASAVTSSPFPLGQIFFQEDKINPPSRAYLKLWEAMTLLEFYRKKTIAEKGFEAEGWALPGAGSRCLDAGACPGGWSWVLTQMGAEVVAIDRSELADSLMQNPKVQFIPHDAFTITPQKLGRFDWICCDVICYPPRLLDWVHTWLASGLCENFICTIKMQGEPDFRSTRAFACIPHSKVVHLTANKHELTWLHAPWL; translated from the coding sequence ATGACTGATTTTACGCAACTTTTAGGAAAGGCATGGTTGCCTATTCGGTATTTTGAAGCGAATCTTTATGCGGAGCTTGGGGTGTCAATTGAAGAGCAATCTCGTAATCCCGAAGATGTTCGCTTTTTTTCAAATATTCCTTATAGAGAAGTTTTCCCTCAAAATGTTTTTTGGTCGCAATGCTGTTTTGAAAAGCCCTTTATTGCTCAGTTCAAAAGTATTTCCGAAGCGGCGGAGGTTTTGCGTAGCGTTCAGCGGAATTGGACGTTATATCCAACAACGCTGTTCCGTCGCGCAAAGCTTATTGAAGAGAGGTTGCCTTTTATCAGTAGAAAACCGCGCAGATTTCCTTATGCAGTGCCGGATTTACCGATGGGCGTTTGGACTCTTTTAGATGAAAGAACATTGCTTGCATCGGCGGTTACCTCGTCGCCTTTTCCGCTTGGGCAGATTTTTTTTCAGGAAGATAAGATAAACCCGCCGAGCCGGGCATATCTTAAGCTTTGGGAGGCGATGACACTACTTGAGTTTTATCGAAAAAAAACAATTGCGGAAAAAGGCTTTGAGGCGGAGGGGTGGGCTTTACCCGGTGCCGGAAGCCGTTGTCTGGATGCAGGGGCATGTCCGGGCGGATGGAGTTGGGTTTTAACTCAAATGGGAGCCGAGGTGGTTGCCATTGATCGAAGCGAGCTTGCGGATTCCCTCATGCAAAATCCGAAGGTTCAATTTATACCGCACGATGCTTTTACAATTACGCCGCAAAAGCTTGGCAGATTCGATTGGATATGTTGTGATGTTATTTGTTATCCACCCCGCCTTTTGGATTGGGTACATACATGGCTTGCTTCCGGACTTTGCGAAAATTTTATTTGTACGATAAAAATGCAGGGTGAGCCGGATTTTCGCAGTACAAGAGCTTTTGCATGTATTCCGCATTCAAAAGTTGTGCATCTTACGGCAAACAAGCACGAGCTTACCTGGCTGCATGCCCCATGGCTTTAA
- a CDS encoding bactofilin family protein, with product MAKDKIDLIDFDEEDYDTVLATDIHFSGSIQFKEPFMIKGAVEGQIESGSDLMIAEGAKVRANILADRVVIKGEVIGNIKATSLVHVFSCGRLTGDVTAPEVVLDSGCFFSGVCSMTSPG from the coding sequence ATGGCAAAAGATAAGATTGATTTAATAGATTTTGATGAAGAAGATTATGATACCGTGTTGGCAACCGACATTCACTTTTCGGGCAGCATTCAGTTCAAGGAACCTTTTATGATTAAGGGGGCTGTTGAGGGGCAAATAGAGTCCGGCAGTGATTTGATGATTGCTGAAGGTGCAAAGGTAAGGGCGAATATTTTAGCGGATCGTGTTGTTATCAAGGGAGAGGTCATCGGAAATATAAAAGCAACTTCTCTTGTCCATGTGTTTTCGTGCGGGCGGCTTACAGGTGATGTAACCGCACCGGAAGTTGTTTTGGATAGCGGATGTTTTTTTTCCGGTGTTTGTTCTATGACAAGTCCCGGGTAA
- the mtaB gene encoding tRNA (N(6)-L-threonylcarbamoyladenosine(37)-C(2))-methylthiotransferase MtaB, whose amino-acid sequence MEKLPFFICPETLGCRLNQVESESLAVLFSLQGFQVHVSPQEPDHTILCIVNTCTVTSKAEQKARRLIRLLLQKFPYAVILVTGCYAELEGRTIETIDSRVISFPGKKKDALKKLPKLLYQLLEKNSMRLTDSYIADVSEILQFLQNTDLDSKKDSEMFALSTAHFLFHSRATLKIQDGCNSACAYCRIRFARGKSVSLPVTEVIRRAQAIEDEGFAELVLSGVNLSQYKSEGKNFADVLQQLLDETKKIHIRISSLYPESITPTFLKVAENPRIAPHFHLSIQSGSNAILNAMHRAYTADDIVSVVTALRSIKENPFLGCDIIAGFPGETAEDFEKTLSLCTDLRFTGIHAFPFSARPGTEAAGMKGQVPQRIAGKRVAMLQALAKEHYKDYLAYWDGKTLFAVVEKYTDKPQVLTENYLSLPFDCNEKDLQGKAVIIKVQGNKAELYKNNFY is encoded by the coding sequence ATGGAAAAACTTCCTTTTTTTATTTGCCCTGAAACATTGGGATGCAGACTTAATCAAGTTGAATCCGAATCGCTTGCCGTGCTTTTTTCTTTGCAAGGGTTTCAAGTACATGTATCTCCGCAAGAGCCGGATCATACAATTTTATGTATCGTAAATACATGCACGGTTACAAGCAAGGCTGAACAAAAAGCTCGCAGGCTTATAAGACTTCTTTTACAAAAATTTCCTTATGCGGTTATTCTGGTTACCGGTTGTTACGCAGAGCTTGAAGGCAGAACAATAGAAACAATAGATTCAAGAGTTATCAGCTTTCCCGGAAAGAAAAAAGATGCTTTAAAAAAATTACCAAAACTTTTATATCAATTACTTGAAAAAAACAGTATGCGTCTTACAGACTCTTATATTGCTGATGTTTCGGAGATTTTGCAATTTTTACAAAACACGGATTTGGACTCTAAAAAAGATTCTGAAATGTTTGCCTTGAGTACCGCACATTTTTTGTTTCATTCACGGGCAACATTAAAAATACAAGACGGCTGCAACAGCGCCTGCGCATACTGTAGAATTCGATTTGCACGCGGTAAATCAGTCTCCCTGCCCGTTACTGAAGTTATCCGTCGTGCGCAAGCAATCGAAGATGAGGGATTTGCGGAGTTAGTACTTTCGGGAGTAAATCTTTCTCAATATAAAAGCGAAGGCAAAAATTTTGCAGATGTTTTGCAGCAATTACTGGATGAAACAAAAAAAATTCACATACGTATATCAAGCCTCTATCCGGAAAGTATCACCCCCACTTTTTTGAAAGTTGCGGAAAATCCGCGTATCGCGCCGCATTTTCATCTTTCAATACAGTCCGGCAGTAACGCCATTCTGAACGCTATGCACCGTGCGTATACCGCAGACGATATTGTTTCCGTTGTTACTGCTTTGCGGAGCATAAAGGAAAATCCTTTTTTAGGCTGTGATATTATTGCAGGATTCCCCGGTGAAACGGCAGAAGATTTTGAGAAAACGCTTTCACTTTGTACGGATTTACGGTTTACCGGTATTCATGCGTTTCCTTTTTCGGCTCGCCCCGGAACCGAAGCTGCCGGCATGAAAGGACAGGTGCCGCAAAGAATTGCGGGTAAGCGTGTCGCCATGCTGCAAGCATTGGCAAAAGAACATTACAAGGACTATCTAGCATACTGGGACGGGAAAACACTTTTTGCCGTTGTTGAAAAATATACGGACAAACCGCAAGTGCTTACTGAAAACTATTTAAGTTTGCCCTTTGATTGCAACGAAAAAGATTTGCAAGGAAAGGCGGTTATAATAAAAGTACAGGGAAACAAGGCAGAGCTGTATAAAAATAATTTTTATTAA
- a CDS encoding IS630 family transposase — protein sequence MPKPPSKLELNPEELTYLESLVRLRTIQAQTLTRARILLLKSKGLSIKETADKVGYTYRSVALCLKKYKQGGVEHALTDAPGRGNNPEITDEEKSWIINLACQKPTTFGYAAETWTYALLTKHINTTAESAGYLRLATIHKTTVFKILTEADIKPYKIEYYCENRDPDFDRKMHNVLLVYKQLELYFEENKPLQTEEGKNIHVVSYDEKPGIQAIATTSDDLPADETHQCIRRDYEYKRLGTLSLLAGIDLQTGDAIPLVSDSHTSKDYVQFLKILDERYPQEDKIRIILDNLKVHTSKETIRYLSTVPGRFEFVFTPKHGSWLNMIEGFFSKLTRQLLRGMRVKSKTELVNRLYKYFDEINEEPVVFHWKYNLDDLDVSEAVITDALKYELN from the coding sequence ATGCCAAAACCGCCGAGTAAACTTGAACTAAATCCTGAAGAGCTCACGTACCTTGAATCACTTGTTCGTTTACGAACAATCCAAGCACAAACGCTCACGCGTGCACGAATACTTTTGCTTAAAAGCAAGGGGCTGTCCATTAAGGAAACAGCCGACAAGGTAGGCTATACGTATAGAAGCGTTGCGCTCTGCCTTAAGAAATATAAGCAGGGCGGCGTAGAGCATGCTCTCACCGATGCACCCGGACGCGGAAACAATCCGGAAATTACCGATGAAGAGAAATCGTGGATTATAAATCTCGCTTGTCAAAAACCGACTACTTTTGGGTATGCTGCAGAAACATGGACTTACGCACTGTTAACAAAGCATATTAACACCACCGCTGAAAGTGCAGGATACCTACGGCTCGCTACTATCCATAAAACAACGGTATTTAAAATACTAACTGAAGCAGACATTAAACCTTACAAAATAGAATATTACTGTGAAAACAGAGACCCTGACTTTGATAGAAAAATGCACAATGTTTTGCTCGTTTATAAGCAACTTGAACTTTATTTTGAGGAAAATAAGCCATTACAGACAGAAGAAGGGAAGAATATCCATGTTGTTTCGTATGATGAGAAGCCCGGCATACAAGCTATCGCGACGACAAGCGATGATTTACCTGCTGATGAAACCCATCAATGCATTCGCCGTGATTATGAATACAAACGGCTTGGCACGCTCTCACTTTTAGCAGGCATTGATTTACAGACGGGGGATGCCATTCCTCTTGTAAGCGACAGTCACACCAGTAAAGATTATGTGCAATTTCTTAAAATACTTGATGAACGATACCCGCAAGAAGATAAAATTAGAATCATTTTGGATAACTTAAAAGTACATACCTCCAAAGAAACCATTCGATATCTTTCAACGGTACCGGGAAGATTTGAGTTTGTGTTTACGCCAAAACATGGTTCGTGGTTAAATATGATTGAAGGATTTTTCAGCAAACTAACAAGACAACTGTTGCGGGGCATGAGAGTAAAATCAAAAACAGAGTTAGTTAATCGACTGTATAAATACTTTGACGAGATTAATGAAGAGCCAGTCGTATTCCATTGGAAATACAATCTTGATGATCTCGATGTTTCTGAAGCGGTTATAACCGACGCTCTCAAATATGAACTTAATTAG
- a CDS encoding HPF/RaiA family ribosome-associated protein: MNINIQAVKFTMDEEQKAYALKKFERIQYAKDLITDVLCNIKLDKKFIYECTVNFKGGTAHVSTEDYDFNAGVNKLMDVLDQKVKKEKDKIQTKK; this comes from the coding sequence ATGAACATTAATATTCAAGCAGTAAAATTCACCATGGATGAAGAGCAAAAAGCCTACGCATTAAAAAAGTTTGAAAGAATTCAATACGCAAAAGACTTAATTACCGATGTTCTTTGTAATATTAAGCTTGATAAAAAATTTATCTATGAGTGTACCGTTAATTTTAAGGGCGGAACAGCCCATGTATCAACCGAAGATTATGACTTTAATGCGGGAGTAAATAAACTCATGGATGTTTTGGATCAAAAAGTAAAAAAAGAAAAAGATAAAATACAAACAAAAAAATAA